The following are encoded in a window of Ictalurus punctatus breed USDA103 chromosome 13, Coco_2.0, whole genome shotgun sequence genomic DNA:
- the LOC128634541 gene encoding uncharacterized protein LOC128634541, with protein MRTETPAASMPLPDATSEIRRLLPPLGPEEDLEAYFETFESIARWEGWYCDDWPRALGARPRCQMNALIRITKRWLRPDRHTASEVAEKVAIDRFLRALPRAERQAMGAHAPTTPQELLTALERTLATLELDSGEQQHLDRPLGAQGPRSDRQTQPASGGTPRGRPLLRSRSGAKPAPGPSRSESSPNSLCPSSWDETGQDSGWYREPSPGDHGGGGRGSQPGRPTWPRTTERPPQKVKHLWMSVYHPQSDGFVERFNQTLKRMLRRASTGFTPFELLFGRRPRGLLDVAREAWEEQPSPFHSVVEYMQDMQARIDRRRGQVNYRLQQPGRPKDEKLYHVNLLKKWVEPTPVVSPFTAQDSDRGKGYWQVALAPEARPKTAFSTATGHWQYRVLPFGLHWEPATFQRLMDILLRPHRQFAAAYLDDVVIHSSTWADHLFHLREVLKALREAGLTANQKKCHLGLMEAQYLGYRIGRGMLKPQQKKIEAVKDYPRPTSKKQVRAFLGLAGYYRRFVPNFSAVASPLSDLTKKGQPDQVRWTADAERAFQALKEALTSAPILRNPDFDLPFTVHTDASETGLGAVLSQTFNGEEHPVLYISRKLSPAERKYAAVEREALAIKWAIEELRYYLAGRHFVLITDHAPLQWMAKAKDTNARVTRWFLALQDFSFQVKHRAGAQHGNADGLSRRDALWAHHRAAVGSELRGGYCRDGQRAGAHKRENAPSPTAAPARRGQLPAEHSASGKDRRGRAGLTRLRPAIGGSNGEVPPLRRWRRRIKGRASGREAEENIVASRRTPRYKRGRDHRIVRVAHTEDAGPGKPPPRLGNPASATSRLRRPSRLHKTPHSSTYNPFTSP; from the exons ATGAGGACTGAGACCCCCGCCGCCTCCATGCCTCTCCCCGACGCAACCAGCGAGATCCGCCGCCTACTACCCCCCCTTGGCCCCGAAGAGGACCTCGAGGCGTACTTCGAGACCTTCGAGAGTATCGCCCGCTGGGAGGGGTGGTACTGTGACGACTGGCCCCGTGCCCTTG GTGCCCGACCACGTTGCCAGATGAACGCCCTCATCCGGATCACCAAACGATGGCTCCGACCGGATCGGCATACCGCCTCGGAGGTGGCGGAGAAGGTGGCGATCGACCGTTTCCTGAGAGCGCTACcccgggcagagagacaggccaTGGGGGCCCACGCCCCAACTACGCCCCAGGAACTCCTGACTGCCCTGGAGCGAaccttggccaccctggagctcgactccggggagcagcagcacctcgatcGGCCCCTCGGTGCCCAGGGCCCCCGGTCCGACCGCCAGACCCAGCCCGCATCTGGAGGAACCCCCAGAGGGCGCCCACTT ctgaggtccagatccggaGCGAAGCCGGCACCTGGCCCCTCCAGGTCGGAATCATCCCCGAACTCCCTGTGCCCCTCCTCCTGGGACgagactggccaggattccGGGTGGTACCGAGAGCCGAGCCCCGGAGATCACGGCGGCGGGGGAAGGGGATCCCAACCTGGccggcctacctggcccaggacgacggagAGGCCACCTCAGAAG gtgaagcacctcTGGATgtccgtctaccacccccaaTCCGACGGGTTTGTTGAGAGGTTCAATCAGACCCTCAAGcggatgctgcgccgg gcgtccacgggcttcacgccCTTCGAGCTCCTGTTCGGGCGGCGGCCGCGGGGATTGTTGGATGTAGCCcgcgaagcctgggaggagcaaccatccccTTTCCACTCCGTCGTCGAGTACATGCAGGACATGCAAGCAaggattgacagg cgccggggccAAGTCAACTACCGCCTACAGCAGCCCGGTAGGCCGAAGGACGAGAAGCTATACCatgtaaacctgctgaaaaagtgggTGGAACCAACCCCGGTGGTGTCGCCGTTCACAGCTCAGGACTCGGACCGgggcaagg GCTATTGGCAAGTGGCGCTCGCACCGGAGGCAAGGCCCAAGACAgcctttagcacggccaccggccactggcagtaccgggttctcccatTTGGACTGCACTGGGAGCCCGCCACGTTCCAGCGGctaatggacatcctcctgcgacCCCACCGACAGTTTGCCGCagcctacctggacgacgtggtcatacactcctccacctgggctgaccacctgttccacctcagggaggtcctgaaagccctccgggaggccggcctgacggcgaaccaaaagaaatgccacctagggctgatggaagcccagtacctgggataccgcatcggacggggaatgctgaagccccaacaaaaaaagattgagGCTGTGAAGGACTACCCACGTCCGACAtcgaaaaaacaggtacgtgccttcttgggattggcgggctactaccgcaggttcgtgcctaacttttctgctgtagcctctcccctctcagaccttacaaagaagggccagccagaccaggtgaggtggacagccgatgcagaaagggccttccaggccctaaaagaggccctcaccagcgcgccgatactccgcaacccggactttgacctccctttcactgtacatactgatgcttccgagaccgggctgggcgccgtcctctcccagaccttcaacggggaagaacacccagtcctctacatcagccggaagctgtccccggccgagaggaagtatgcggcggtcgagcgggaggcactagcaataaaatgggccatcgaggagctgagATACTATCTGGCGGGCAGGCACTTCGTCCTCATAACAGACCACGCCCCCctacagtggatggccaaggcgaaggacaccaacgcccgggtaacccgctggttcctcgccttacaagacttctcctttcaggttaagcaccgggcgggggcccagcatggtaacgcggatgggctctcacgacgagacgccctctgggcccaccaccgagcggcagtaggctcggagctgaggggggggtactgtcgcgacgggcagagagccggcgcacacaagagggaaaacgctccttctccaactgccgcaccggcacgacgtgggcagcttcctgccgaacattccgccagcgggaaggaccgccgcggcagggcgggactgacgcgactccggccagcgattggcggatccaacggggaagtcccaccactcaggcgatggcggaggaggataaaagggcgcgcttccggccgggaagcggaagagaatatcgtagcgtcaagacggactcc gaggtacaagcgcggacgagaccaccggatagtgagagtcgcacatacggaggacgccggcccgggaaaacccccgccccgcctcgggaatcccgcctccgccacgagtagactccgccggccgtcacgcctccacaaaaccccgcactcatccacttataacccattcacctcaccctag